The Brassica rapa cultivar Chiifu-401-42 chromosome A10, CAAS_Brap_v3.01, whole genome shotgun sequence genome segment GCATACCcgattctttttttattttcagttcaGAGCTTTTATTGAGTATGTCAGTGGAAGTAATGAGATGACTTCTCTCGGTGACTCCGATTATTGTAAATTTCAGTCGGCTTATCAGAAAACTCAATATGttgatttttatgagtttgctTGGGGAATTACTGGACTTACTGGTCATCTTCCTCTAGGCCTGAGAGTGTTAGGATCGTCTTTACGAGGAAAGTCCAGGGACGAGTGGATAAGTGCAGTACCAAGGCTCAAGTCTAGCCTTGACAAAGGAATTGAATCAATTCTAATATTTGGCTACAACGGCTTAAGTTATGATAAAGACAGAGCTCTTTTTCTGTATATTGCATGTCTCTTTGTTGGTTTCACAGTTGATCGCGTTAAACGTTTTCTTGAAGATTGTGATTTGGATGTAGACCATGGGCTTCAGAACTTAGAGCAGAAAAGTCTCATATCCATCAACACAGTATTCGGATACGGATACGTTAAGATGCACACATTACTGCAACAAATGGGGAGAGATATTGTCAAGAAAAAGACGAAGGAAATTGGAAAGCGACAGTTTTTGATGGATACAAAGGATATTTCtgaattacttgaagatgaagatACTGTAAGTTTCTCTCTAGTCTTCTGTCTCCTCGGTTTTCTTAAGCTGAGGTTAACTTCTTTTGAATAATCTATTCTAGGGTACTGGAGAAATTCTAGGCATAAAGCTAGAAGCATGGGGAGAGGAGAATATCCAAATAAGTAAAAGTGCCTTCAAAGGGATGAAGAATCTCCAGCTTCTAGTACTCGACTCTAGGAACGTGCGCATACCCGAAGGCCTCAGCTGTCTTCCCGACAAACTCAGACTTCTAGAGTGGCCCAGTTGTCCATTGACATTTTTGCCTTCCAAGTTCTCTGGCAAGTTTCTTGTCGAACTTATCATGACATACAGCAAACTTGAGAAGCTCTGGGATGGaatcaaagtaaaaaaaatagtcAGCACTTTTTCTTGTATTGTATTGCCTGTAAAACACGATTAGTCATTTCTCTAAagatttatctcttttttttgtatagCCTCTCCAGCGGCTCAAACGGATGGTTTTGAGGGAGTCTTGGTGTCTGAAAGAGATTCCAGATCTCACAAATGCAACGAGTTTAGAGGAACTAGATCTCCACGAGTGCAAAGGTTTGTTAGAGCTCACAAGCACTATTGGCAATGCCACTAAGCTTAAAAGGTGCATACTTAGCGGTTGCTGTCTTTTGAAGGAGCTCCCCTCTTCTATGGGTAGTTTAATCAATCTCGAGGAACTGAATCTCTCTCAGAGCACGGGTTTGAAAGAACTCACTGGTTGCTTGAATCTAGAAATACTCAGTGGTTGCTCGAGTTTGAAAAGACTCGATCTGAGAGGGACTGCGATACGGGAAGTGCCATTATCAATCAAATCTTATTTGGCTCATATTAATAAATTGGATATGTCTGGTTGTAGAAACCTCAAGGAGTTCCCAAATGTTCCTGACAGCATTGAAGTCTTGTTGTTGTGCAAGACAAGGATAGAGGAAATTCCTCCATGGATTGAGAATCTGTCTCATCTGCGCAGACTAGTTATGTATGGATGCGAGGAGCTGAAAAAGATATCTCCAAATATTTCCAAGTTGGAGAATCTAGAGTTTCTTGGTCTGCGTAAGACTGGCCAAAGTGAGCATCATGATCGGGGTGACGATGAATTTGAAGATTTTCCTGACTTATTTGAAGCAGTAATCGAGTGGGACCGTAACAGGTGGCCAGGTTGGATATTAGCATCAGACTTAGAGGTTGACTACATTTTATCGAGATGTCTACCCGCGAAGGCGCTGTCATTATGTTTACGGAGTTATGGTCTCAACACTATTCCAGATTGCATCACACGTCTCTCGGGGCTCATTAAGCTTGACGTCAAAGGATTCAGAGTGCTCGAAGCACTTCCACCGCTTCCAGACTCCCTTCTGTCTCTAGATGCAGAAGACTGTGTATGCTTAGAGATAATAGATTCTTCTTTTCATAATCCAAATATTTGCCTAAACTTTGCTGGCTGTTATGGCCTGAGTCGAAACGCGAGAAGGCTCATCCACACATCAGACTGCAAATATGCACTCTTACCGGGTGAAGAAGTGCCCGAACACTTCCCTCACCAAGCTGACTCAGGTTCCCTGACAATCAATCTGACTCCAAGACCTCTTCCTTCATCCTTGAGATTCAAAGCTTGTGTCTTGCTGTCAATATGCCATGAGGGTTTCACGACGCACAAGGATGGTGTGTCTTGTAACGTCATTGGTAAACAGAATGGCCTCACTATCCAATATGGATCAAATGAGCACCATATGCCGTTTAGATTTGAAGAAGTGGAAGATCATCTGTATATATTTGAAGATTCTTTTAATCTAAACCAAGATTGCCCTGAAGCTGGAGAAGCCACCTTGAGCGAGCTTCTGTTTGAGTTCCTAGTCCATGGTAACATCTGGAAGGTGAAAGGCTGCGGTGTACGACTTTTGTTCCCTGATTCTATTATTGACATAAATGCAgccaatgatgatgatgatgatgatgatgatgatgatgatgatgagaacaAAGTTGAAATTGATCATGATGATGGTGACGAAGTTgaaagtgatgatgatgaatttaTGCTTGTACCTGGTGTAGAAGTGCCTGCACACTTCACTTACCGAGCTACTTCAGGTTTCCTAAAGATCAATCAGACTCCAGGACCTCTTCCTCCATCCCTTAGATTCAAAGCTTGCATCTTGCTGTCAAGAGGAAATATTAATCTCGTGGATGATGAAGACATTGTGTCTTGGCGCCTTAATTATTTCTTTGATGACGTTGATGACCATGGAGAGGAGAAGAAGTATTCGATGCGTGTGTCTTGTAGGTTTAGGGGTAAACAAAATGGCATCACTGTCCAATATGGATCAATGCAGCGCGACATGCCTTATATATGTGGATGGGAGGAACGTCTGTATACATTTGAAGATTCTTTCTGTCTAGACCAGGATCTCCCTGAAGCTGAAGAAGCTACTTTCAGCGAGCTTGTGTTTCATTTCAAAGTCTTTTATAAGAAATGGAAAGTGAAAGCTTGTGGTGTACAACTTTTGGAGGACGAAGAAGAATCTGGACgtgatgaggatgaggatgatgaAGCTGGCGATGGTGATAATAATGGGGTTGAGGAGGATATAAAGGATGATGTAGATAAAACTCAAGAAAGAGACGAATCTAGACGTGATGATGATGCAGAGACAAGGAGCAAGAAACGAATGAGGTTCAGCCTTCTGTAGATATAGGAAACTGTcatattgttatatattttgtgaTTCTGTGCAGATTAATTTTCCAAGGAGAGAGCTCAATCTAAACACCCAGGGGACACTCAGTCTGGAGTTTATTCAGGTTCCAAGAAAATAATTGGACTTTAGCAGTAATAGCAAAGTTGTGTTTGTAAGAACAATTTCTGTCTCAAGTTATATTGTTCATAAGCTTAAAATATGCATGGTTGTAAATTTGGTAAAGGAAAGATTGCTGGATCTAAAAGCTGTTCTTGATTATGTTGAGAAAATAGAACAACTTGATGCCTTGGTGAAGCAATCTCAGTGGTTTTGGTTCCGGAAGTAGGGTCATCGTGGCCACTGAAAACAAACAGCTATTGAGAGCTAATGGATCAAGCTCATATACGAGTTGggtttttccttttaaaactgaATCTCTTCATAATTTTTTGCCAATCTGCATTTGGAAAATCTTTGCGCTAGATGGCTGTATATGGCTTGGCTCCCTACTAAAAACACCAAGCTTGCTGAATATCTTCCCCTGAAGGATGAACAAAGAAGAGCAAGAATCATCATTGCCTCGCTAAGAACCAGTCTCAGTGAGGATATTAAGAATCTAAATGAAATACCTTTAGAGGACGCAATAATCCACACTTCACGTAATTCATCAGTGACGCAAGTATGAACTTAAAACCCGAAAGCTAAATGAAATACCTTTAGAGGACGCAATAGTCCAACCACGGACGTTGAGTGAAAGTACACCCCCATAGATGGTAAGTCAACAGCCATCTATGAGATGTCTCGATTAACTCAAACGTTCCGTTGCTTCATATAGCTTCAGCTCGAAACATAGTTACCGCAGACGTTGACGGATAGTTACTTTCTCAGTGAAGCTTTGTTTTTTGTTTCCACGACTCAATTCAAAACTTGTCTGTAGACGCAAACAAAAGCCACAAAGTCAAGCGTGTCTCAAAGTCTTGACCCAATTAAGAAGAGTATAAGCCAATTTAAAGTTTAGAGATGTATCATCCATCAAGAATTGTAACCTACCTTTACAACAAAACAATAAGATCTTATTACTTTTAGCTTCCCACATGGCAGATTGCTCATTTGTCGAGACACCATGTGTTCCAAAGCTTCAGTGGCCAAGACGTTTTGCATCAGTCATTTTGTAACTGAAGTCATGCCGGTTTACTACGAGTTTCATCATTGAGATGTGAGAAATCTATATATGAAACGGCTGTTTGAGGAAGCTTTGGAGGTCGCTCTAGCGATGGTCGCTCGTGTGTGCTGCCTGAGCACAGGTGACAGAAACAGAGGAAGtggtagaggaagaggagaaTAAATATGGGACAGTTGCGAAGCTTGCAACGCAAGGAACGGAAGGTGCAGCGACAGGAGCCAAAACAATTTTAATGTGGCTCAAGGACTCAGTACTCCTATTGACAAAATGAGTTGTTTTTGCAAACTTAGTTTTGAAACAATAGATACTGATCCAGAATTTGTTTGTGAATATCCGTAGAAAGGTTCATAAAGATTAGAAGGAAAAGTTGTATAGGTTTTATGAGAATGAAAATTCCCTAAAGTACAGGTCTTTGCCAACCAGTATCTACTTGGAATCTCTCAGCATTCTCAAAATGCTCACTGTTGAGAAGCTTTCCAGAAGTTTCTTCGAATCTTGGACTTCTCTCTGTCAAGAAAAGTAAAACAGAAGTTCCTACAACAATCGTGGCAATGTCTGGCAGCACTAGACATGTTGGGATGCAAGAACCTCAAGACATTTCCATGTTTTCCGGACACTAAAGAATGGTTGGATTTGAGCAGTAGAGAGATCACTTATGCGTTCCGGCTCTGTAAACTATTGATGAATAAGAAGCATCTCTTTTGGTATCTAAGCTGGAACttcttgaaaaatatatttcttgGTGTGCAAGAATGTTATGAGCTTATCCTCCAGAGCTATCGGTTAGGTGAACCAAGTGATGGAAATGAAAAACTTCCAAAACTAGGAAAACCGGATATCTACCATTTCAGAACCAAAAAATTCGAATAACCAATTCGATTTCTAAAAATTTTGAATGGATTTTGTAGATTGTATTTCAAGCTACTTATGGATACTAGGTCCTTGTACGCGCAgatagtattttgattttttttcatatttttatactattaagtcaattgtttagttttataaaatgttatgtttttactgtaaatttggaattaaaaatctaatttttccttactagttaatttttttgaatcttaccacaACAAATTATACaagagaatatagttggtctttatattcttatttggtgtaatattgaaaattttgatgatttgtttaaatggttttttttttaattctatattttaagattgatttttcGTGATTACATTctataattgtctaaaaaaaattgtttatctCATATAGACATCTATATAAATATGAActtctgataaatttgttcattgggatatttatttcactttcaactttattctcttttttggcaccctcatgctagcttgtggggctagccaacttggtgcaaaagggtttacaaaagctgatcgagatgcgcgtgatcggaccccttttgctaggctatttgtacaaaattttaaagatctaggaatataagcaatagaaagttcagaaaattcttTGGATACAGCCTGTATTTCGTCTAGCTCCGAGTCTAAAGCAGGCcaatcttcctccttttgaatgagtataaccagttgttcacagtcgattgaaagaccatctctctgtgtccaaacttcagtatcacttgcattgcccatagcaaaccttcagcttccgcttgcagtgatgatttggtgcgtgtatatcggtccttgctccaaacagcattggaaagtcatcatccattaacacaaagccaagttcatatatgtctctttcatttatccaggatgtctagcaATAGTGTTTCTTTGAGGAGGAACAGTTGTGTCTGTTACCTCAACTCCCATATCAATTTCTATAATCTCGTCTATACGTTGAGATATCCTCCAACAAtctgcttcaattttattcgctaatggaaaatacataattcctacgacactattaatgattgttttttttgtaacaccgatacggcaaacttatgtttgatttaacaaaactcttattttaattttgtattaaagaatcaatcatattttatattatccataattttagtaaatttacttatttgtcatgtttttattaggttttagctaaatcattgatttattatttatttttagctaagtcactaatttattaatttaaaagatacccttaattaatattatatatatatatatattaaaaaataaattttattttagtaatattaaatttctattttatattaaaatttagttagtttttcttatttgtcatattttattaggttttagacttttagataggttattgatttattattaatttctaactgattcgctaatgtgttaattaaaacaatacccttaatgaattttatatataattaaaaacgaattttattttaatcatataaaatttatatgttatattaatattaaataattgattctaaaataatataataaaattatcaaaaatttaaaaataagataattcttatatatattttgttgctatctgaaaacaatatttttattataaaagttaaaaagatacaaaaaattataactaaatattattcaagaaaaaaatatttatataaagatattttcttaactatttctaagatatgaatgttttaaaaattttaacagGGATGTTTAAAACacgggattatgcttatgagagagtggctcgggaaTAGGCTTCGAAATGGGTCGAATGGACTCTGAAAATAGcttatttttttaactcaaaCTCAAGTTTAGATGACATGGTATCTTGGTTGgttcacaatattttttttcatgtgGCAAGATTTAGAAATGAGGGATTTAGtcacttttatatagtaggattaccTGAATCTATAAGGGTATCCAAAAAagttgaaaatttaaaaaatgaactGGAATATCTGAAAATAGTATTTGAATCTAAATAAGCCACTCGAGCTGATGCCCAAACCTATCTAAATCCCGAAACCTTGAACTAGAACATTGTATGCATTCAAAGCTTGTTGTTCCTTTCTGAAAGAGGGCAAAAGCTAAAGAAACACAGGAAGATATCATGATGAAATAAGAAAAAGGGGAGGAGCCATTCATAATAAATGGGAAGTTGAaggattataaatttattaaagttAACCTTGTTAAATCTTCCATGAATCTTCCTCTCCACTTGCTGCTTCTTCTTATCTATTGACTATTTGGACTTTTTTCTGTGTTCTGTGTAATCGTTGAATATTCCTCTCCACTTGTGTCTTCTTATCTATTTACTCTGTCTTTGGATTCTTTTGTGTGGCTTTGCGTCATCGTTGCTATTTCTCTCTTTGCTGAAAAATCATTGTGATCCTGTTCTTCAGTTTCTTGAGTGCTCTCTCTCTAAttcatggcttcttcttcttgtctcaCGTGGAAGCATAATGTCTTCCCGAGCTTCTGTGGAGGAGACGTGCGCAAAGGCTTTCTTAGTCACCTTCTGAAAGAGCTCGAAAGCAAAGGAATCAGTCCTTTTATTGATAATAACATTGAGCGGGGCCAGTCTATCGCTCCCGAGCTCGTCCAAGCGATCAAAGAATCAAGGGTTGCTCTTGTCTTGCTATCCCCTAACTACGCTTCTTCGAGATGGTGTTTGGATGAGTTGGTGGAAATCATGAAGTGCAGAGAAAGGGAGCAACAAACAGTGATAACTATTTTCTACGGAGTGGATCCATCTGATGTTAGAAACCAGACCGGAGATTTCGGAAAGGTCTTTAACAAAACCTGTGACGGAAGAACAGAAGGTGTTAAGGAGGCATGGAAGAAAGCTTTGGTGGATGTCGGCAATATAGCTGGTTATGACTCCAGCAGATGGTTCATTCACTTTTACTTCCCACTACCTTATTATCCGTATACTTACTTCTCATGATGGATCGCCTCTGTTCTTGCTAGGGACAATGAAGCTAAGATGATCGAAGAAATTGCCGAAGAACTTATGAAAGTGTTGAGGATTACACCATCAAAAGATTTTGATGACTTTGTTGGCATGGAAGCTCGTATCACGGAAATAAAGTGCTTGTTGAGCCAACAATCTGATGCTAAAGTTAAGTTCATTGGGATCGTGGGTCCTGCTGGGATTGGTAAGACGAGCACTGCCAGAGCTTTGTTCGACCGGTTATCTCGCGACTTTGAGTTCAGCACGTTTATTGAGGATATCAGAGGAAGTAAAGAGATGCCTTCTCTCGGTGGCTCCCATCATAAGTATCAGTTGGATTGTCAGAAAGAATTATTGTCTCGGCTTTTCAACCAAAAGGATAGTAAGGTTGGTCACTTGGGAGTGGCTGAACAAAGGCTGAGAGGCAAAAAAGTGTTGATTGTTCTTGATGAAATGGACTGCTTGTTCAAACTAGAGGCAATGGCAAAAAAGGCTGATTGGTTTGGACACGGAAGTGTTATCATCATTACAACCGAAGATAGAAAACTTCTCGAGGCACAACGCATCAAATGGATTTACAATATGGAACTTCCAGATGAAGTTGAGGCAATGCAGATCTTATGCCAATATGCTTTCGGTCAAAAGTCTATAGATTATGGTCCTGCGAGGATAATTGCCAGAGCTTTGCACAACCAATTCTATCCTGGTATCAGACGATTTGAGATCTTTTGCCAATATGCTTTCGATCAAAAGTCTCAAAATTATGTTCCTGAGACGAGAACTGTCAAAGCTTTGAGCAACCAATGCATTCTTGATATCAGAGGAAGTAGTGAGATGTCTTCTCTCCTTGGCTCTGATTATAAATATCAGTTGGATTATCTGTATGATTTTTATGAGCTTGCTCAGGAAGTTACTGAACTTGCTGGTGGTCTGCCTCTGGCCCTGAGAGTCTTGGGATCGTCCCTACGAGGAATGTCTAGGGACGAGTGGAGAAATGCACTACCAAGGCTCAAGTCTAGCCTTGACAAAGGAATTGAATCAATTCTAATGTTTGGCTACAACGGCTTACGTGATGATAAAGATAGAACTCTTTTTCTGTATATTGCATGTTTCTTTGTTGGTTTCGAGGTTGATCGCATTAAACATTGTCTTGAAGATTGTAAGTTACAAGTCGTCCATGGGCTTCAGAACTTAGAGCAGAAAAGTCTCATATACACAGAAAACGGATACGTAGGGATGCACGCATTACTGCAACAAATGGGGAGAGATATTGTCAAGAAAAAGACGGAGGAGATTGGAGAGCGACAGTTCTTGATGGATACCAAGGATATTTCTGatttacttgaagatgaagatACTGTAAGTTTCTTTGTTTACATCTCTAGTCTTCTTCTGTTTCCTTGGTTTTCTCAAGCTGAGATTAACTTCTTTTTGAATAATCTATTCTAGGGTACTGGAAAAAAAGTTATAGGCATAAAGCTACAAGCATTGGGAGAGGAGGAAATCCAAATAAGCAAAAGTGCCTTCCAAGGGATGAAGAATCTCCAGTTTCTACTAATCGACTATAGGAACGTGCGCATACGCGAAGGCCTCAGCTGTCTCCCCGACAAACTCAGACTTTTAGAGTGGCCCAGATGTCCATTGACATGTTTGCCTTCCAAGTTCTCTTGCAAGTTTCTTGTCGAACTTATCATGACAAACAGCAAACTTGAGAAACTTTGGGATGGAATCAAGGTCAAAAGTGgagcattttatctttttgtaTTGTATTGCCTGTGAAATACGATTAGTCATTTTTCTAAagcttatcttttttttgtatagCCTCTCCAGCGCCTCAAGCGGATGGTTTTGAGGGAGTCTCGGTATCTGAAAAAAATTCCAGATCTCACAACTGCAACGAGTCTCGAGGAACTAGATCTTCATGGCTGCATAAGTTTGTTAGAGCTCACAAGCACTATTGCCTTTGCCACTAAGCTTACAAGGTGCAAACTTGGCGATTGCTTTCGTTTGAAGGAGCTCCCCTCTTCTATGGGTAGGCTAATCAATCTCGAGGTGTTGTATATGACTGGGTGTAGAAACCTCAACGAATTCCCAAATGTTCCTGACAGCATTGAAGAGTTGGTGTTGAGCAAGACAAGGATAAAGAAAATTCCTCCATTGATTGTGAATCTGTCTCGTCTGCGCAGACTAATTATGTGTGGATGCAAGAAGCTGAAAAAGATATCTCGGAACGTTTCTAAGTTGGAGAATCTTCAGTATCTTGATCTGAGTAACAGTGATAATCTTAATAATGGATTTAAAGCAGTAATCAGGTGGGAGGGCCCTGACTCGAAGCGCCGTTGGGAATTACGATCAGACTTCAAAGTTCACTACCTTTTACCGAGATGTCTACCCACGAAGAAGGCCCTATCAGTATATTTAGGGAGCTACAGTCGTCTAAAGACTATTCCAGATTGCATCATACGTCTCTCGGGACTCATTAAGCTTTGCCCTTATCTCGTAACACTTCCACCGCTTCCAGActcccttatatatatatagatgcagAAGGCTGTAGATACTTGAAGAGAATAAATTATTCTTTTCAAAATCCAGATATTTGCCTCAACTTCGCTGGCTGCGTCAGACTGAATCAAAAAGCCAGAAA includes the following:
- the LOC103845842 gene encoding LOW QUALITY PROTEIN: disease resistance-like protein DSC2 (The sequence of the model RefSeq protein was modified relative to this genomic sequence to represent the inferred CDS: deleted 2 bases in 1 codon); amino-acid sequence: MASSSCLTWKHNVFPSFCGGDVRKGFLSHLLKELESKGISPFIDNNIERGQSIAPELVQAIKESRVALVLLSPNYASSRWCLDELVEIMKCREREQQTVITIFYGVDPSDVRNQTGDFGKVFNKTCDGRTEGVKEAWKKALVDVGNIAGYDSSRWDNEAKMIEEIAEELMKVLRITPSKDFDDFVGMEARITEIKCLLSQQSDAKVKFIGIVGPAGIGKTSTARALFDRLSRDFEFSTFIEDIRGSKEMPSLGGSHHKYQLDCQKELLSRLFNQKDSKVGHLGVAEQRLRGKKVLIVLDEMDCLFKLEAMAKKADWFGHGSVIIITTEDRKLLEAQRIKWIYNMELPDEVEAMQILCQYAFGQKSIDYGPARIIARALHNQFYPGIRRFEIFCQYAFDQKSQNYVPETRTVKALSNQCILDIRGSSEMSSLLGSDYKYQLDYLYDFYELAQEVTELAGGLPLALRVLGSSLRGMSRDEWRNALPRLKSSLDKGIESILMFGYNGLRDDKDRTLFLYIACFFVGFEVDRIKHCLEDCKLQVVHGLQNLEQKSLIYTENGYVGMHALLQQMGRDIVKKKTEEIGERQFLMDTKDISDLLEDEDTGTGKKVIGIKLQALGEEEIQISKSAFQGMKNLQFLLIDYRNVRIREGLSCLPDKLRLLEWPRCPLTCLPSKFSCKFLVELIMTNSKLEKLWDGIKPLQRLKRMVLRESRYLKKIPDLTTATSLEELDLHGCISLLELTSTIAFATKLTRCKLGDCFRLKELPSSMGRLINLEVLYMTGCRNLNEFPNVPDSIEELVLSKTRIKKIPPLIVNLSRLRRLIMCGCKKLKKISRNVSKLENLQYLDLSNSDNLNNGFKAVIRWEGPDSKRRWELRSDFKVHYLLPRCLPTKKALSVYLGSYSRLKTIPDCIIRLSGLIKLCPYLVTLPPLPDSLIYIDAEGCRYLKRINYSFQNPDICLNFAGCVRLNQKARKLIQKSACKYAVLPGEEVPAHFPHQATSGSLTINLTPKLLPSSLRFKACILLSDSAIFKNKGLKGVVACRVKGKQNGLTIQYGSNQHHMPCRYEIAKDHLYIFEDSFCLNQDFPEAEEATLSELVFEFIFHCEIWEVKSCGVRLLFPDSIIDINAANDDDDDDGNKVESDHDDGDEVESDDDESMLVPGVQVPANFIYRATSGFLKINQIPQPLPPYLRFKACILLSRVNINFEDDEEDVSYDDDEEDKYLLMRVSYRFRGKQNDRYGSYERDMPYLYGCDDHLYTFEYCFWLYHDCPEATFSELMFHFKVFYNLWEVKACGVQLLEGEEESGRDEDEDDDGDNDEVEEEIQDDVDKTQGEESRRDDDGETRSTTSEVQPFCRYMKLTCCYIL